Proteins co-encoded in one Leucobacter exalbidus genomic window:
- a CDS encoding MBL fold metallo-hydrolase encodes MLDREHAFVATSAPQRRAWGKQQLAAAEEVASGLWAVAIPMPGPRMPYSLGYVFFGDDGTHIIDPGWSGETTLQAWEAFLADHGRTLRDVTTILVTHSHPDHLGAADQLRAASGARLILSDVESQVVNGAGRQLLAAADRRQRMQEWGVPHEVQEELLAPVLLDRPSPAVAADALLADGETLQLAGHTLRAIITPGHTAGHLCLEAPDLGLIFTGDHVLPQINPGLGLGSLPGSDPLIDYLTSLRAMHAFDAHEVLPGHEYRFRGLAVRSDQIVDHHLGRTRAVAALAPELGDSPVWEYAKRSPWSRGWEGMQGFLLFSALAQTSLHLDAVRSGRAEPWLQLTR; translated from the coding sequence ATGTTGGATCGTGAACACGCGTTCGTCGCGACAAGTGCACCGCAGCGACGCGCGTGGGGCAAGCAGCAGCTCGCCGCCGCAGAAGAGGTCGCGAGTGGCCTGTGGGCCGTCGCTATCCCGATGCCGGGCCCACGCATGCCCTACTCACTCGGGTACGTGTTCTTCGGCGATGATGGCACGCACATCATTGATCCGGGCTGGAGCGGCGAAACCACGCTGCAGGCGTGGGAGGCTTTCTTGGCTGACCATGGCCGCACGCTGCGCGACGTCACCACGATCCTGGTGACCCACAGCCACCCCGATCATCTGGGGGCCGCAGACCAGTTGCGCGCTGCCTCTGGCGCGCGGCTCATTCTGTCTGATGTTGAATCGCAAGTGGTGAACGGGGCGGGGCGGCAGCTGCTGGCGGCCGCCGATCGTCGACAGCGCATGCAGGAGTGGGGCGTGCCGCATGAGGTGCAGGAGGAGCTACTGGCTCCGGTGCTGCTGGATCGCCCGTCGCCCGCGGTCGCCGCCGACGCGCTGCTCGCCGACGGCGAGACGCTGCAGCTCGCGGGTCACACCCTGCGCGCGATCATCACGCCCGGGCACACCGCGGGGCACCTGTGCCTCGAGGCCCCAGATCTCGGGCTCATTTTCACGGGCGATCACGTGCTGCCGCAGATCAACCCGGGCCTGGGGCTCGGCAGCCTCCCCGGATCAGACCCGCTCATCGACTACCTGACCTCACTGCGCGCCATGCACGCGTTCGATGCGCACGAGGTGCTGCCCGGGCACGAGTACCGGTTCAGGGGGCTCGCGGTGCGCAGCGACCAGATCGTCGATCACCACCTGGGGCGCACGCGCGCCGTGGCGGCCCTGGCCCCCGAGCTCGGCGACAGCCCCGTGTGGGAGTACGCCAAGCGGTCACCGTGGAGCCGCGGCTGGGAGGGCATGCAGGGATTCTTGCTGTTCTCGGCGCTCGCGCAGACGAGCCTGCACCTTGACGCGGTGCGCAGCGGCCGGGCTGAGCCCTGGCTGCAGCTGACGCGCTAA
- a CDS encoding cytochrome b/b6 domain-containing protein, which translates to MATNQGVLRRGLPRQAQGEPWPAAGSLPGESAGVIPDAEFVAEAVLSPDAVLGAGAVLAAEAAPAASDASQTEAAPDHAVPAAAEPTAPASGESPAEPAAPAAIVRAGLPRAAGGSPWPPHGVLAGAAVSEGAAAVTGAAAVAAAGEPAPATGASAATSPVGKHADVPTSNDAAQPNAAGAVADAEAVGVTDGAGAESSPLAGAAGAAAASIVNTGPPLRQGLPRVAGGDPWPAAGRAPAQAGSAASAATSAAVSPAPAAPAAATAPAVAAPVAAAQPAAQTPVATAAATTTAPAPAPAQPKPATATPAKLAAAPATQPQAAQAKTAQPQTAQAPAQPASPAAKAAPRVDPAVIRIIRRVALIVIGSIAAAGILVLAARGVTTLPGVPEFLTRYPGEYHLPETTEPGFPAWARWTHFLNFFLMVLIIRSGLLVRHQAKPPAFWTPKKGGKKISINLWLHTSLDVLWMLNGLVFVVLLFASGHWVRIVPTSWEVFPNALSAALQYATLNWPVENGWVNYNSLQQIMYFLVVFVAAPLAVITGLRMSEWWPEKAERLNKLYPAPVARAIHFPTMLFFVFFIVVHVILVFSTGALRNLNHMYAGTDVVNWAGFWYFVLAIAVTAGGWVAARPLIIAPIANLFGKVSNR; encoded by the coding sequence GTGGCCACTAACCAGGGAGTACTGCGACGCGGGCTGCCACGGCAGGCACAGGGGGAGCCCTGGCCCGCCGCCGGGTCACTGCCCGGTGAGAGCGCCGGGGTGATCCCCGATGCCGAGTTCGTGGCCGAGGCCGTGCTGAGCCCCGATGCGGTGCTGGGCGCTGGCGCGGTGCTGGCTGCTGAAGCGGCGCCGGCTGCGAGCGATGCTTCGCAGACCGAAGCTGCTCCGGATCACGCCGTGCCCGCTGCCGCCGAGCCAACAGCACCGGCCTCGGGCGAGAGCCCGGCTGAACCTGCGGCACCCGCCGCCATCGTGCGCGCCGGGTTGCCCCGGGCCGCCGGCGGATCGCCCTGGCCACCCCACGGGGTGCTCGCGGGCGCTGCTGTCTCCGAGGGTGCAGCTGCTGTGACGGGCGCTGCTGCTGTTGCGGCCGCAGGCGAACCTGCCCCTGCGACGGGAGCTTCGGCCGCGACCAGCCCCGTCGGTAAGCATGCTGATGTGCCAACCTCGAACGACGCCGCGCAGCCGAATGCTGCGGGTGCCGTTGCCGATGCTGAGGCTGTTGGCGTCACTGATGGCGCAGGCGCCGAATCTTCACCCCTCGCGGGCGCTGCTGGTGCTGCTGCCGCGAGCATTGTCAACACCGGGCCGCCCCTGCGACAGGGATTGCCCCGCGTCGCAGGCGGAGACCCCTGGCCCGCCGCGGGGCGTGCCCCCGCACAGGCGGGAAGCGCTGCTTCTGCTGCGACGTCGGCTGCAGTATCGCCGGCACCAGCAGCGCCCGCGGCTGCAACCGCACCGGCTGTAGCTGCACCGGTGGCCGCCGCTCAGCCCGCGGCGCAGACACCGGTTGCAACTGCAGCTGCAACTACGACAGCACCGGCTCCAGCGCCGGCTCAGCCCAAGCCTGCCACCGCGACCCCGGCGAAACTCGCGGCCGCTCCGGCCACGCAGCCCCAAGCAGCTCAGGCCAAAACTGCGCAGCCCCAAACCGCGCAGGCCCCGGCCCAGCCCGCGTCGCCAGCCGCGAAGGCCGCCCCCAGGGTCGACCCCGCGGTGATCCGGATCATTCGTCGCGTTGCCCTCATCGTGATCGGGTCGATCGCGGCCGCCGGCATTCTCGTGCTCGCGGCCCGCGGTGTCACGACGCTGCCCGGGGTGCCCGAGTTTCTGACGCGGTACCCGGGTGAGTATCACCTGCCCGAGACGACGGAGCCCGGGTTTCCGGCGTGGGCGCGCTGGACCCACTTCTTGAACTTCTTCTTGATGGTGCTGATCATCAGAAGCGGGCTGCTCGTGCGGCACCAGGCGAAACCGCCGGCCTTCTGGACCCCCAAAAAGGGTGGCAAGAAGATCAGCATCAACCTGTGGCTGCACACCTCGCTCGATGTGCTGTGGATGCTGAACGGTCTCGTGTTTGTGGTGCTGCTGTTCGCCTCGGGGCACTGGGTGCGCATCGTTCCCACCTCGTGGGAGGTGTTCCCCAATGCGCTCTCGGCCGCGCTGCAGTATGCGACGCTGAACTGGCCCGTTGAGAACGGCTGGGTGAATTACAACAGTTTGCAGCAGATTATGTACTTCTTGGTGGTCTTCGTTGCGGCTCCGCTCGCGGTCATCACCGGGCTGCGCATGAGCGAGTGGTGGCCCGAAAAGGCCGAGCGCCTCAACAAGCTGTACCCGGCGCCCGTGGCCCGCGCGATCCACTTCCCGACGATGCTGTTCTTCGTGTTCTTCATCGTCGTGCACGTGATTCTGGTCTTCTCGACCGGTGCACTGCGCAACCTGAACCACATGTACGCCGGCACCGACGTCGTCAACTGGGCAGGGTTCTGGTACTTCGTGCTCGCGATCGCGGTCACCGCGGGTGGTTGGGTGGCCGCGCGGCCGCTCATCATCGCCCCGATTGCCAACCTGTTTGGCAAAGTGAGTAACCGCTAA